Proteins encoded by one window of Vibrio panuliri:
- a CDS encoding pilus assembly protein PilP — MQVNDLIMLILPLLFDSGQAEQAYQTSGRLDDPFRRPALSFQVDKLRSPFSTPPTSTAAEQQSFNRCSRLELSANQQAKGMQLKGVLGKEGERVAVVELTDGTLVQLDVGESFVGDTYQGVITQVNQADIVVRQDERGCRRLPDITVSLLTMKGAER; from the coding sequence ATGCAGGTTAACGATCTCATAATGCTCATTTTGCCGCTGCTTTTTGATAGTGGACAAGCAGAGCAGGCCTATCAAACCTCTGGGCGACTCGATGACCCATTCAGACGGCCAGCGTTATCATTTCAAGTGGATAAGCTTCGTTCCCCATTTTCTACGCCACCAACCTCTACTGCCGCTGAGCAACAGAGTTTCAACCGCTGCTCGCGATTAGAGTTAAGTGCAAACCAACAAGCCAAGGGGATGCAGTTAAAAGGCGTATTGGGTAAAGAAGGGGAGCGAGTTGCCGTGGTTGAGCTGACAGATGGCACATTGGTCCAGCTTGATGTTGGTGAATCGTTTGTCGGTGACACGTACCAAGGCGTGATCACCCAAGTCAATCAAGCCGATATTGTGGTTCGACAAGATGAGCGTGGATGTCGGCGATTGCCGGATATCACCGTGTCCTTACTGACAATGAAAGGAGCAGAGCGGTGA
- a CDS encoding type IV pilus secretin PilQ — protein MFMFTISLPVSGEEPPRINRFVGVDFQLDSEKNGNIIIEMSEQQIALDISKTEQGLTLDLPKTELMPHQAKRFELLDFATNVQAIELFEHGSRVRIKVQISGEFDYQYHIENKQIELIVWPLKADPQTPHVLAAKKKISINFQDVPVRNVLQLIADYNGFNLVASDSVKGNLSLRLDDVPWTDVLEVILQVKGLDKRIHGNVVLVAPLAEIELREQQRFERSRIERERVGFQSQILHINFANARDIAELFSGEGAMGVLSEGGSVRVDERTNSLLVRDFATNIEAISRIVASLDIPVKQVQIEARIVTVSEGSLDELGVRWSLNSYHGDLGGSLEGNFAQRQQANMLPSGKGFGPNDDISDFLNVNLASSASNASTIAFQVAKLGSHTLLDLELSALQRESKAEVISSPRLITTNKQPAYIEQGTEIPYLEAASSGATSVSFKKAVLSLKVTPQITPDDRLILDLSVTQDRPGEVLKTGTGEAVSINTQRIGTQVLVEDGETIVLGGIYQHSVTDTVDKVPLLGDIPLLGALFRRSYQQLGKSELLIFVTPKVVVH, from the coding sequence ATGTTTATGTTCACAATCAGCTTGCCTGTATCAGGGGAAGAACCACCGCGAATCAACCGTTTTGTTGGGGTCGATTTCCAATTGGATAGTGAAAAAAACGGCAACATCATTATCGAAATGAGTGAGCAACAGATTGCTCTAGATATCAGTAAGACAGAGCAAGGTTTGACTCTAGATTTACCTAAAACTGAACTGATGCCGCATCAGGCTAAGCGTTTTGAACTGCTCGATTTTGCCACGAATGTTCAAGCGATAGAACTGTTTGAGCATGGGAGTCGTGTGCGGATTAAAGTGCAGATCAGTGGTGAGTTTGACTATCAGTACCATATTGAGAATAAACAAATTGAGTTGATAGTGTGGCCGTTAAAAGCAGACCCACAAACACCTCACGTGTTGGCCGCTAAGAAAAAGATATCGATTAATTTTCAGGATGTGCCGGTGCGGAATGTCTTACAGTTAATTGCCGATTACAACGGCTTCAATTTGGTCGCTTCAGACTCGGTTAAGGGCAACCTTTCGCTGCGTTTAGATGATGTTCCTTGGACAGATGTATTAGAGGTAATTTTGCAGGTAAAGGGCTTGGACAAACGGATCCATGGCAATGTCGTATTGGTGGCCCCGTTAGCGGAAATTGAGCTTAGAGAGCAGCAGCGTTTTGAGCGCTCGCGTATCGAAAGGGAGCGAGTGGGCTTTCAATCGCAAATTCTGCATATCAACTTTGCTAATGCGCGTGACATCGCGGAACTGTTTAGTGGTGAAGGCGCAATGGGCGTGCTATCTGAAGGAGGTTCTGTTCGCGTCGATGAGCGTACCAACTCTTTGCTGGTGAGGGATTTTGCCACCAATATTGAAGCGATTAGTCGAATTGTTGCTTCGTTAGATATTCCGGTCAAACAGGTGCAGATTGAAGCGCGGATTGTGACGGTCAGTGAAGGGAGTCTGGATGAGCTAGGCGTGCGCTGGAGTCTTAACTCTTATCACGGTGACTTGGGTGGCTCGTTAGAGGGGAACTTTGCTCAACGTCAGCAAGCTAATATGCTGCCATCGGGCAAGGGCTTTGGGCCAAACGATGATATTAGTGATTTTCTTAATGTGAATCTCGCTTCGTCTGCGTCGAACGCATCGACAATCGCCTTTCAAGTGGCTAAGTTAGGCAGCCATACATTGCTCGATTTAGAACTATCGGCATTGCAACGTGAATCAAAGGCCGAAGTGATTTCGAGTCCTCGTTTAATCACAACCAATAAGCAGCCAGCCTATATCGAACAAGGTACTGAAATTCCATATTTGGAAGCTGCGTCGAGTGGTGCGACATCAGTTTCCTTTAAAAAAGCGGTATTAAGCCTTAAAGTAACGCCGCAAATTACCCCAGATGACCGTCTAATCCTGGATTTAAGTGTTACTCAAGATAGACCTGGCGAAGTGTTAAAGACCGGTACTGGAGAAGCAGTGTCGATTAATACTCAACGCATTGGTACGCAAGTGCTGGTGGAGGATGGCGAAACCATCGTTTTGGGGGGAATATATCAACATAGTGTGACCGATACGGTAGATAAAGTGCCGTTACTCGGGGACATTCCACTGCTTGGTGCATTATTTAGGCGCAGCTACCAGCAATTAGGCAAAAGTGAGCTGCTGATTTTCGTTACGCCCAAAGTAGTTGTGCATTAA
- the aroK gene encoding shikimate kinase AroK — translation MAEKRNIFLVGPMGAGKSTIGRHLAQQLHMEFVDSDTVIEERTGADIAWVFDVEGEEGFRAREEKVINDLTEEQGIVLATGGGSIMSKENRNRLSARGIVVYLETTIEKQLARTNRDKKRPLLQTDKPRDVLESLADERNPLYAEIADYTVRTDDQSAKVVANQIVKMLEER, via the coding sequence ATGGCTGAGAAACGCAATATTTTCCTTGTTGGCCCGATGGGAGCCGGCAAAAGTACAATTGGTAGACATCTAGCTCAACAGCTTCATATGGAGTTTGTTGACTCAGACACTGTCATCGAAGAACGCACGGGCGCCGATATCGCTTGGGTATTCGATGTTGAAGGTGAAGAAGGCTTCCGCGCTCGCGAAGAGAAAGTGATTAACGACCTAACCGAAGAGCAAGGCATCGTACTTGCGACGGGTGGTGGTTCAATCATGAGCAAAGAAAACCGTAACCGTCTATCTGCTCGTGGTATCGTTGTATACCTAGAGACAACCATTGAAAAACAACTGGCACGTACTAACCGTGACAAAAAACGTCCTCTGCTGCAAACAGACAAGCCTCGTGACGTGCTAGAGTCTTTGGCTGATGAACGCAACCCGCTATACGCAGAAATTGCGGATTACACTGTACGTACTGACGATCAAAGTGCAAAAGTGGTAGCCAACCAGATCGTAAAAATGCTAGAAGAGAGATAA
- the aroB gene encoding 3-dehydroquinate synthase, whose amino-acid sequence MERITVSLGERSYPISIGAGLFDDPAHLSFLSQHNRSAKQKVVVISNVTVAPLYAEKILSTLALHNCQASLLELPDGEQYKSLETFNTVMSYLLEHNHSRDVVIIALGGGVIGDLVGFAASCYQRGVDFVQIPTTLLSQVDSSVGGKTAVNHPLGKNMIGAFYQPKSVIIDTNCLATLPEREFAAGIAEVIKYGIIYDAQFFVWLEQNLDALYALDEQALTYAIARCCEIKAEVVAQDEKESGIRALLNLGHTFGHAIEAEMGYGNWLHGEAVSSGTVMAAKTAHLLGDISQEQFERILALLKRAKLPVHTPETMSFDDFMRHMMRDKKVLAGELRLVLPTDIGSAEVVKGVSEEIIKQAIDFGRKL is encoded by the coding sequence ATGGAACGGATTACGGTCAGCTTAGGCGAACGTAGCTATCCAATATCAATTGGTGCCGGATTATTTGATGATCCGGCCCACCTTTCTTTTCTTTCCCAGCACAATCGTTCGGCAAAACAAAAAGTCGTGGTGATCAGTAATGTCACTGTTGCCCCACTATATGCTGAAAAAATTCTCTCAACTTTGGCTCTGCATAATTGCCAAGCATCACTGCTTGAGCTTCCAGATGGCGAGCAATACAAAAGCTTAGAAACCTTTAATACCGTGATGAGTTATTTACTCGAACACAACCATAGCCGCGATGTCGTGATCATCGCTTTGGGTGGCGGTGTAATTGGTGACTTAGTTGGGTTTGCCGCGTCTTGTTATCAGCGAGGGGTGGATTTTGTTCAGATTCCTACCACACTCTTGTCCCAAGTTGATTCCTCTGTAGGGGGCAAAACTGCGGTGAATCATCCGCTTGGTAAAAATATGATTGGTGCGTTTTATCAGCCCAAATCAGTGATTATCGATACCAACTGCTTAGCGACATTACCTGAACGAGAATTTGCAGCAGGGATTGCTGAAGTGATCAAATACGGCATTATTTATGATGCGCAGTTCTTTGTCTGGCTAGAGCAAAATCTCGATGCCCTATATGCACTTGATGAGCAGGCGTTAACTTATGCGATAGCTCGTTGTTGTGAAATCAAAGCAGAAGTCGTTGCCCAAGATGAAAAAGAGTCTGGCATCCGTGCCTTGCTCAATTTAGGGCATACCTTTGGTCATGCAATTGAAGCTGAGATGGGTTACGGGAACTGGCTGCATGGAGAAGCGGTATCTTCAGGTACCGTGATGGCTGCGAAAACGGCGCATTTATTGGGTGATATCAGCCAAGAGCAGTTTGAGCGTATCCTTGCTTTACTTAAGCGCGCCAAACTACCAGTCCATACGCCTGAAACGATGAGCTTTGATGATTTCATGCGCCATATGATGCGTGATAAAAAAGTGCTTGCTGGTGAATTGCGCTTGGTATTACCCACGGATATTGGCAGCGCTGAAGTAGTGAAAGGGGTCTCTGAAGAGATCATCAAGCAAGCGATCGATTTTGGTCGGAAATTGTAG
- a CDS encoding SPOR domain-containing protein, which yields MSVTHQSRVLELDSQVELLERLQLLTHFTSNFVTISGASGAGKTWLAQRFLEAWAQDKNQALLMCHPNQSDEQHRTTILTQLLSEPMFNPADNLVESFTRNMEHESCDIVIVVDDAHLLNETLISELWLLVMQTQRQSRWRINVVLFSRVASLDGLFRRLSHGQDIKPIELEIDPLSAQEAERFFEQLVMRFVEDDMERRVRNAYRTVAKRPGDIMALGDQKAEKKVVIRSIIGSPINIALVVLLLLVIIGGGYWWMMSQPTPDEAAQQITEQVEQTVIPTLEEPESEVSQAVATEPTQEPTETPSDLVEDDSSALPPEVVNKPESVGVIEDDSQRVVITSEVVDALMENEAQPADTAEVEKLVDDARVEVPAESNSQVFTPITFEFAVDELNSYSPRSYTLQLAAVNSRLEVQNFLNRYELNDKVQVYPTTRSGVEWFIITFDNYPTIQMARDAVENLPESLQKLDPWAKSLNQVQREIARGN from the coding sequence ATGAGTGTGACGCATCAATCCAGAGTGTTGGAACTGGATAGCCAAGTAGAGTTACTGGAGCGCCTCCAGTTATTGACGCATTTTACCTCTAATTTTGTCACCATATCAGGTGCTTCTGGTGCAGGTAAAACTTGGTTAGCGCAACGCTTTTTAGAAGCTTGGGCGCAAGATAAGAACCAAGCATTGTTGATGTGTCACCCCAACCAGAGCGACGAGCAGCATCGCACGACAATTCTTACTCAACTTTTGTCTGAGCCTATGTTCAATCCGGCTGACAATCTGGTTGAGAGCTTTACCCGCAACATGGAGCATGAGTCATGCGATATCGTTATTGTTGTCGATGACGCTCATCTGCTTAATGAAACGCTGATCTCTGAACTGTGGCTTTTGGTGATGCAAACGCAACGTCAAAGCCGCTGGCGTATTAATGTGGTTCTATTTAGTCGTGTTGCCAGCTTAGATGGATTGTTCCGACGCTTAAGTCACGGCCAAGATATTAAGCCGATTGAGTTGGAAATTGATCCTTTGAGTGCTCAAGAGGCAGAGCGGTTCTTTGAACAGTTAGTGATGCGCTTTGTTGAAGATGACATGGAAAGAAGGGTACGCAATGCGTATCGAACGGTAGCAAAACGTCCGGGGGATATCATGGCTTTAGGTGATCAGAAGGCTGAGAAAAAGGTAGTGATTCGTTCTATTATTGGCTCACCAATCAATATCGCTTTAGTGGTGCTCTTGTTGTTGGTAATCATTGGCGGTGGCTATTGGTGGATGATGAGCCAACCAACGCCAGATGAAGCGGCGCAGCAAATAACCGAGCAAGTTGAACAAACCGTTATTCCAACGCTTGAAGAGCCAGAAAGTGAGGTGAGTCAAGCGGTAGCGACGGAGCCAACCCAAGAACCGACTGAAACGCCAAGCGACTTGGTGGAAGATGACTCTAGTGCACTGCCGCCAGAAGTTGTCAATAAACCGGAAAGTGTCGGTGTGATTGAAGATGACTCTCAACGTGTTGTGATTACCTCTGAAGTGGTGGATGCGTTGATGGAGAATGAAGCGCAACCTGCAGACACGGCTGAAGTAGAAAAATTGGTGGACGATGCCCGTGTTGAAGTGCCAGCAGAGTCCAACAGCCAAGTCTTTACGCCGATTACTTTTGAGTTCGCCGTCGATGAGCTTAATAGCTACTCCCCACGCAGTTACACTTTGCAATTGGCGGCGGTAAATAGCCGTTTGGAAGTACAGAACTTCCTTAATCGTTACGAGCTAAACGATAAGGTACAGGTTTACCCAACCACACGTAGCGGTGTTGAGTGGTTTATTATTACCTTTGATAACTACCCAACGATACAAATGGCACGCGATGCTGTTGAGAATTTACCTGAATCGCTTCAAAAGCTCGACCCATGGGCAAAATCACTCAATCAGGTTCAGCGTGAGATTGCACGAGGCAATTAA
- a CDS encoding Dam family site-specific DNA-(adenine-N6)-methyltransferase — MKKQRAFLKWAGGKYGLVEDIQRHLPEARKLVEPFVGAGSVFLNTDYDHYLLADINPDLINLYNLIKESPEDYISEAKRWFVPENNRKEAYLDIRAEFNKTDNVMYRSLAFLYMNRFGFNGLCRYNKKGGFNVPFGSYKKPYFPEKELEFFAEKAKKATFVCEGYQETFKRARKGCVVYCDPPYAPLSTTANFTSYAGNGFSLDDQAALADIAEVTAKQKGIPVLISNHDTTLTRRLYHGAELNVVKVKRTISRNGAGRNKVDELLALFNPIKD, encoded by the coding sequence ATGAAAAAGCAGCGTGCCTTCCTAAAATGGGCTGGCGGAAAATACGGACTAGTTGAAGATATTCAGCGTCATCTGCCTGAAGCACGCAAACTGGTAGAACCGTTCGTTGGTGCTGGCTCTGTGTTTCTCAATACTGACTACGACCACTACTTGCTGGCAGATATCAACCCAGATTTGATCAACCTGTATAACTTGATTAAAGAGAGCCCAGAAGATTACATTTCTGAGGCTAAACGTTGGTTTGTGCCTGAGAATAACCGCAAAGAAGCCTATTTAGACATTCGCGCCGAGTTTAATAAAACCGACAACGTGATGTATCGTTCGTTAGCATTTCTCTACATGAACCGCTTTGGTTTCAACGGGCTTTGTCGCTATAACAAAAAAGGCGGCTTCAACGTTCCGTTTGGATCATACAAAAAGCCTTACTTCCCTGAAAAGGAACTGGAGTTTTTTGCAGAAAAAGCCAAAAAAGCCACGTTTGTTTGTGAGGGTTACCAAGAGACTTTTAAACGCGCACGCAAAGGCTGCGTGGTGTATTGTGATCCCCCATATGCGCCTCTTTCTACTACAGCAAACTTTACCTCATACGCAGGTAACGGCTTTTCGCTTGATGATCAGGCGGCATTAGCGGATATCGCTGAAGTTACTGCGAAGCAAAAAGGCATTCCAGTCCTGATTTCCAATCACGATACCACTTTAACTCGTCGCCTATACCATGGTGCTGAGCTGAATGTGGTGAAAGTGAAGCGCACTATTAGCCGCAATGGTGCAGGGCGCAACAAAGTTGATGAGTTGCTTGCCTTGTTTAATCCAATTAAAGACTAA
- the rpe gene encoding ribulose-phosphate 3-epimerase yields the protein MKDFLIAPSILSADFARLGEDVEKVLAAGADVVHFDVMDNHYVPNLTFGAPVCKALRDYGITAPIDVHLMVKPVDSIVPDFAKAGASMITFHIEASEHVDRTLQLIKEHGCKAGVVLNPATPLVHLEYIMDKVDMILLMSVNPGFGGQSFIPNTLDKLRAVRKMIDESGRDIRLEIDGGVKVDNIREIAEAGADMFVAGSAIFSQPDYKQVIDEMRAELAKAK from the coding sequence ATGAAAGATTTCCTTATCGCTCCGTCGATTTTGTCTGCAGATTTTGCGCGTCTTGGTGAAGACGTTGAAAAAGTACTCGCTGCAGGCGCGGATGTCGTGCACTTTGACGTTATGGATAACCACTATGTGCCAAACCTGACTTTTGGTGCTCCAGTGTGTAAAGCATTACGTGATTACGGCATTACTGCTCCTATTGATGTGCATCTTATGGTTAAACCCGTTGATAGCATTGTGCCTGATTTCGCAAAAGCTGGCGCATCGATGATTACGTTCCATATTGAAGCATCTGAACACGTTGATCGCACTCTGCAGTTGATTAAAGAGCACGGCTGTAAAGCGGGTGTAGTACTTAACCCAGCGACGCCATTGGTACATTTGGAATACATTATGGATAAAGTCGACATGATTTTATTGATGTCGGTAAATCCAGGTTTTGGCGGTCAATCGTTTATTCCTAATACGTTGGACAAGCTTCGTGCAGTTCGTAAGATGATCGATGAGTCTGGTCGTGATATCCGCTTAGAAATCGACGGCGGCGTGAAAGTGGATAATATCCGCGAAATCGCAGAAGCGGGTGCAGATATGTTTGTAGCAGGCTCTGCTATCTTCAGTCAGCCAGATTACAAGCAAGTGATCGATGAGATGCGTGCCGAGTTGGCAAAAGCGAAGTAA